A portion of the Parasedimentitalea marina genome contains these proteins:
- a CDS encoding methyltransferase domain-containing protein: MEHKSVQTYYGEVLQSSDDLQTNACCTPDAMPAHMKAVLSQIHDEVLTRYYGCGLIAPLSLEGMRILDLGCGAGRDVYALSAMVGESGYVVGVDMTPAQLDVARTHQEYHADKFGYAQSNVAFHHGYIEQLGDLDIEPGSFDIIVSNCVINLATDKAAVLRGAHHLLKEGGEMYFSDVYADRRVPQVMAQDEVLYGECLSGALYWNDFLTLARGAGFADPRQVEARPLTIENPKLEQRVAPLKFLSATYRLFKLAGLEPACEDFGQAVIYKGSIPHAPHVFALDDHHVIETGKVFPVCGNTWMMLKETRFAAHFEFIGNFNTHYGIFAGCGGESPFEIDGESAATSCC; the protein is encoded by the coding sequence ATGGAACATAAATCCGTACAGACCTATTATGGTGAGGTGCTGCAGAGTAGTGATGATCTGCAGACCAATGCCTGTTGCACGCCTGATGCCATGCCTGCGCATATGAAGGCGGTACTTTCGCAGATCCATGATGAGGTGCTGACACGGTATTATGGCTGTGGGTTAATTGCGCCACTGTCGCTGGAAGGGATGCGGATTCTGGATCTGGGCTGTGGCGCGGGACGGGATGTTTATGCGCTGTCGGCCATGGTTGGCGAGAGCGGTTATGTCGTTGGCGTTGACATGACGCCCGCTCAGCTGGATGTGGCGCGGACGCATCAAGAGTACCACGCGGACAAGTTTGGCTACGCTCAGTCAAACGTTGCGTTTCACCATGGCTATATTGAACAGTTGGGCGATTTGGACATTGAGCCGGGCTCGTTTGATATCATTGTGTCTAACTGTGTGATCAATCTGGCTACCGACAAGGCAGCAGTGCTGCGTGGCGCACATCATTTGTTGAAAGAGGGTGGCGAGATGTATTTCTCGGATGTCTATGCAGACCGACGGGTGCCACAGGTTATGGCACAGGATGAGGTGTTGTATGGCGAATGCCTGTCTGGTGCGCTGTACTGGAATGATTTTCTGACCCTGGCCCGCGGCGCAGGTTTTGCTGATCCGCGCCAGGTTGAGGCGCGGCCTCTGACCATTGAAAACCCTAAGCTGGAACAACGGGTGGCGCCGTTAAAGTTCCTGTCGGCGACTTACCGGTTGTTCAAGCTAGCTGGGTTGGAACCGGCCTGTGAAGATTTCGGCCAAGCGGTGATCTACAAGGGCAGCATCCCACATGCGCCGCATGTGTTTGCCTTGGATGACCATCATGTGATCGAGACTGGAAAAGTGTTTCCGGTCTGCGGCAATACTTGGATGATGCTGAAGGAGACCCGGTTTGCCGCACATTTCGAGTTTATTGGCAACTTCAATACCCATTACGGCATCTTTGCTGGCTGTGGTGGCGAAAGCCCGTTTGAGATCGATGGTGAGAGTGCGGCCACCTCTTGTTGCTGA
- a CDS encoding ABC transporter ATP-binding protein, translating to MNTAPEVHLMQVTPRLEIRNLVRHFSGRAVVDDVSLSIQAGQVTCLLGPSGCGKSTTLRIIAGVEMQDSGEIYVDGTLICDTHFRVPPERREIGLMFQDFALFPHLSVGDNVAFGLKGSKEAKRARVEELLARVDLLRFIDGFPHQLSGGEQQRVALARSLAPKPRIMLMDEPFSGLDNRLRDGIRDETLSLLKEEDTAVLLVTHEPEEAMRMADEIALMRGGKIVQQGAPYNVYTRPVDHAAVAFFSDTNVLKARVQGALAETPFGDFLAPGLPDGTDVDIVFRPQHLKIDFDRGGAGPLPTPSDGVAARATVQRARFLGHESLVEFRMDHDGSVLKATVPNVFLPAAGRVMWLTVKRNRCFVFPR from the coding sequence ATGAATACCGCTCCTGAGGTCCACCTGATGCAGGTCACTCCACGTCTGGAAATTCGTAACCTTGTGCGCCATTTCAGTGGTCGGGCAGTGGTGGATGATGTGTCGTTGAGCATCCAGGCGGGTCAGGTGACCTGCCTGTTGGGACCCTCGGGGTGTGGCAAGTCGACAACCCTGCGGATCATCGCCGGGGTTGAAATGCAGGATAGCGGTGAGATCTATGTTGATGGCACGCTGATCTGTGACACGCATTTCCGGGTGCCGCCTGAACGCCGCGAAATTGGACTGATGTTTCAGGACTTTGCCCTTTTCCCGCATCTGAGCGTCGGGGACAATGTAGCCTTTGGTCTGAAGGGGTCAAAAGAGGCCAAACGGGCACGGGTGGAAGAGCTTCTGGCGCGGGTAGATCTGTTGCGATTCATCGACGGCTTTCCGCATCAGCTGTCGGGCGGTGAACAGCAGCGGGTGGCGCTGGCGCGGTCACTGGCGCCCAAGCCTCGGATCATGTTGATGGACGAGCCGTTTTCAGGGCTGGACAATCGGTTGCGCGACGGCATTCGCGACGAGACGCTGAGCTTGCTGAAAGAGGAAGACACGGCTGTTTTGCTGGTCACCCATGAGCCGGAAGAAGCCATGCGGATGGCGGATGAGATTGCGCTGATGCGCGGTGGCAAGATTGTGCAGCAGGGTGCGCCGTATAATGTCTACACCCGACCTGTAGATCATGCGGCGGTGGCTTTTTTCAGTGATACCAATGTGCTGAAGGCGCGTGTTCAGGGGGCTTTGGCGGAAACGCCGTTTGGTGATTTTCTAGCGCCGGGCCTGCCGGATGGCACAGATGTGGATATCGTGTTTCGTCCCCAACATCTGAAAATTGATTTCGACCGTGGCGGGGCGGGGCCCTTGCCCACCCCCAGCGACGGTGTGGCGGCACGTGCTACGGTCCAACGGGCGCGGTTCCTGGGCCATGAAAGCCTGGTCGAGTTTCGGATGGATCACGATGGCTCGGTGTTGAAGGCGACTGTGCCGAATGTGTTCCTGCCAGCGGCAGGGCGGGTGATGTGGCTGACGGTGAAACGCAACCGGTGTTTTGTGTTTCCACGCTGA
- a CDS encoding GNAT family N-acetyltransferase, with the protein MDQTYTQRVMTAADRDLMIDWAAAEGWNPGAQDAECFAQADPRGFWGGWLDGQMVASISVVNYDPGFAFLGFYIVAPDWRGRGFGLKLWQRALDHAGRRVVGLDGVVDQQDNYLASGFELAYRNIRYGGVPAVLPVAAAAGLELHYVDIPDAQLEALDRSVFPAARRLFWQGWMQATAHVTVQAVQAGDTIGFGTIRPCREGYKIGPLVAHSQQVAEAILAWLLQGVGPQDQVFLDVPEPNIAGNNVAQSLGLRPVFETARMFRGPAPNIDVNKVFGVTSFELG; encoded by the coding sequence ATGGATCAAACTTACACACAACGGGTGATGACTGCGGCTGACCGTGATCTGATGATCGATTGGGCGGCGGCGGAAGGCTGGAACCCCGGAGCTCAGGACGCGGAATGTTTTGCACAGGCGGACCCTCGGGGTTTTTGGGGTGGTTGGCTCGACGGTCAGATGGTCGCTTCTATTTCGGTGGTCAATTATGATCCCGGCTTTGCCTTCCTTGGGTTTTATATTGTGGCACCGGACTGGCGCGGACGTGGGTTTGGGCTAAAGCTATGGCAGCGGGCGCTGGATCATGCGGGCCGCCGTGTGGTTGGGCTGGACGGGGTAGTGGATCAACAGGATAACTACTTGGCTTCGGGGTTTGAACTGGCCTATCGTAATATCCGCTACGGAGGCGTGCCAGCGGTTCTGCCGGTTGCAGCAGCTGCAGGGCTAGAACTGCACTATGTTGATATACCTGACGCGCAGCTGGAAGCACTCGACCGGAGTGTGTTTCCCGCCGCACGCCGTTTGTTTTGGCAGGGCTGGATGCAAGCGACGGCTCATGTGACGGTACAGGCAGTGCAGGCGGGCGATACAATTGGCTTTGGTACTATTCGACCTTGCCGGGAGGGATATAAAATTGGCCCACTGGTGGCGCATTCTCAGCAGGTGGCCGAGGCGATTTTAGCGTGGCTGCTGCAGGGGGTCGGTCCGCAGGATCAGGTGTTCTTGGACGTGCCAGAGCCGAATATTGCGGGTAATAACGTTGCCCAGTCGCTGGGCCTGAGGCCCGTATTTGAAACTGCGCGGATGTTTAGGGGGCCTGCTCCGAACATTGATGTGAACAAGGTCTTTGGTGTGACAAGTTTCGAACTGGGATAG
- a CDS encoding helix-turn-helix transcriptional regulator translates to MRRTDRLFDIIQILRDGKLHRAKDIADRLEVSVRTIYRDMDTLVASGVPVEGERGVGYMVREAITLPPLTLTSEELEALNLGMAIVAEAADDDLKKAAQSLADKIDAVLPTSTVAEADAWKFAVYPFADATRGFIHMPTLRSAIKSRQKLHLDYRRIDGVLTARTIRPLNMEYWGRVWTLTAWCETRDDFRVFRVDLIEAAIALPELFADEPGKRLADYSPE, encoded by the coding sequence ATGCGCCGCACCGACCGCCTTTTTGATATCATTCAGATCCTGCGCGATGGCAAATTGCATCGCGCCAAAGACATCGCGGACCGGCTGGAAGTGTCGGTCCGCACCATTTATCGTGACATGGACACGCTGGTTGCCAGCGGCGTGCCGGTCGAAGGTGAACGCGGCGTTGGCTACATGGTGCGCGAGGCCATCACCTTGCCGCCTCTCACCCTGACCAGCGAAGAACTGGAGGCGCTGAACCTTGGTATGGCCATTGTCGCCGAGGCCGCTGATGACGATCTGAAGAAGGCAGCCCAGTCGCTAGCCGACAAGATCGATGCGGTGCTGCCCACCAGCACCGTGGCCGAGGCCGACGCCTGGAAGTTTGCAGTCTATCCCTTTGCCGATGCTACCCGCGGCTTTATCCATATGCCGACCCTGCGCAGCGCCATCAAGTCGCGCCAGAAACTGCATCTGGACTATCGCCGCATCGACGGCGTTCTGACCGCCCGCACCATCCGGCCGCTGAACATGGAATACTGGGGCCGCGTCTGGACACTCACCGCTTGGTGCGAGACCCGCGATGATTTTCGGGTGTTCCGTGTCGACCTGATTGAGGCAGCCATCGCGCTGCCAGAGCTGTTTGCGGATGAGCCAGGCAAACGATTGGCGGATTACAGCCCCGAATAG
- a CDS encoding twin-arginine translocase TatA/TatE family subunit — translation MLNNIGLPGLLLIAVVVLVLFGRGKISSLMGEVGKGITSFKKGINEGTKELEEEVAETAKDVTPETDKDKA, via the coding sequence ATGTTGAACAATATCGGCCTTCCTGGCCTGCTGCTGATTGCTGTTGTGGTTCTGGTTCTGTTTGGACGTGGCAAAATCAGCTCTTTGATGGGTGAAGTCGGCAAAGGCATCACCTCGTTCAAAAAGGGCATCAACGAAGGCACCAAAGAGCTGGAAGAAGAGGTCGCTGAGACCGCCAAGGACGTGACTCCGGAAACCGACAAAGACAAGGCGTAA
- the tatB gene encoding Sec-independent protein translocase protein TatB, whose amino-acid sequence MFDLGWTEMLVVGVVALIVVGPKDLPVMFRTVGRAVGKAKGMAREFSSAMNDAADQSGIKDISKGLKVASNPVGTAMDGVRDAAQDMAKSMDFTGKGPGGGKIDPESETGKLFAERAEDSKKIRAATARAAAERKATEAAEALAKADEMDAALTPSDAAPLPDDESKP is encoded by the coding sequence ATGTTTGATTTGGGTTGGACCGAAATGCTGGTGGTTGGCGTGGTGGCGCTGATCGTGGTGGGCCCCAAGGACTTGCCAGTGATGTTTCGCACCGTTGGGCGCGCCGTCGGCAAGGCCAAGGGCATGGCGCGTGAATTCAGCAGCGCCATGAATGATGCCGCCGACCAGTCCGGCATCAAGGACATCTCCAAAGGGCTGAAGGTCGCGAGTAACCCGGTTGGCACTGCAATGGATGGTGTCCGGGATGCGGCGCAGGACATGGCAAAAAGCATGGACTTTACCGGCAAAGGCCCCGGTGGTGGAAAAATTGACCCGGAAAGCGAAACCGGCAAGTTGTTTGCTGAACGGGCCGAAGACAGTAAGAAAATTCGGGCTGCCACCGCGCGCGCGGCCGCTGAACGTAAGGCTACCGAAGCTGCTGAAGCCTTGGCCAAGGCCGATGAGATGGACGCGGCCCTGACACCGAGTGATGCGGCCCCATTACCCGATGATGAGAGTAAACCATGA
- the tatC gene encoding twin-arginine translocase subunit TatC produces MSQTDEIEDSTAPLIEHLAELRNRLIHMVVAFLIGMIICFTVATPIFNFLTNPLCQVLADRGQDCDLIFISPQEGFFVAIKVSLLGGLILSFPYLAMQVWRFVAPGLYKNEKGAFLPFLLASPFMFALGASFAFYVVTPLAYEFFLGFQQFGAGGEAVVDGTAAPLSVVFQGSAQEYLNLTIKFIVAFGMCFQLPVLLTLMGKVGLVSAEGLKSVRKYAVVAILLLAALVTPPDVITQVILFVVVYGLYEVSIMLVARVEVKREAKLRAEGFYDDDEDDIDPADAEPHFDEIDDSKDK; encoded by the coding sequence ATGAGCCAGACTGACGAGATCGAAGACAGCACTGCCCCGCTGATCGAGCATCTGGCCGAGTTGCGCAATCGGTTGATCCATATGGTGGTGGCGTTTTTGATCGGCATGATCATCTGCTTCACCGTGGCAACGCCGATCTTCAACTTCCTGACCAATCCCTTGTGTCAGGTGCTGGCGGATCGCGGGCAGGACTGCGACCTGATCTTTATCTCCCCACAAGAGGGTTTCTTTGTGGCGATCAAGGTCTCGTTGTTGGGTGGTTTGATCCTGTCGTTCCCCTATCTGGCAATGCAGGTGTGGCGGTTTGTGGCCCCGGGCTTGTACAAAAACGAGAAGGGCGCGTTTCTGCCGTTCCTGCTGGCTTCGCCGTTTATGTTCGCACTGGGCGCCAGCTTTGCCTTCTACGTCGTGACACCACTGGCCTATGAGTTCTTCCTTGGGTTCCAGCAATTTGGTGCCGGAGGCGAGGCCGTCGTGGATGGCACCGCTGCACCGCTGAGCGTGGTGTTCCAGGGCTCGGCGCAGGAATATCTGAACCTGACGATCAAATTTATCGTGGCCTTTGGCATGTGCTTTCAATTGCCTGTGCTGCTGACCCTGATGGGCAAGGTCGGGCTGGTCAGTGCCGAGGGGCTGAAATCGGTACGCAAATACGCTGTAGTGGCGATCTTACTGCTGGCCGCGCTGGTGACACCGCCGGACGTGATCACTCAGGTGATCCTGTTTGTGGTGGTCTATGGGTTGTACGAGGTGTCGATCATGCTGGTGGCACGGGTCGAAGTGAAGCGCGAAGCCAAACTGCGGGCCGAAGGCTTCTATGACGACGATGAAGATGACATTGACCCTGCTGACGCCGAACCTCATTTCGACGAGATTGACGACAGCAAGGACAAGTAG
- the blaOXA gene encoding class D beta-lactamase, producing the protein MTTATCAVFAFFLSAAVSAEEMVDRSDLVRVFEDEGMNGSFALLDVADNRLVVVNAERVFQRFIPASTFKFANSLIALELGVIADENEIIPYGGEPQPFKAWEQDMRIGNAFAVSNVPVFQELARRVGKDRYTELLENLSYGNGTVGAEVERFWLDGPLKISAVEQVRFLAALATWRLPFSNHSQTLVHDISVIESRNNAILYGKTGWTVASDPGIGWFVGWVQNNDNVYAFALNMDMRSQNNAPQRVAMARRLLSELGVY; encoded by the coding sequence TTGACGACGGCAACTTGCGCCGTGTTTGCCTTTTTCTTGTCTGCTGCAGTCTCCGCTGAAGAAATGGTTGATCGATCCGATTTGGTCAGAGTGTTTGAAGATGAGGGCATGAACGGTAGTTTTGCGCTGCTGGATGTTGCTGATAATCGGCTTGTAGTTGTTAATGCAGAGCGCGTTTTTCAACGCTTCATTCCAGCTTCAACATTCAAGTTTGCGAATAGTTTGATTGCTTTGGAGTTGGGAGTAATCGCAGATGAAAACGAGATCATCCCCTATGGTGGTGAACCGCAACCCTTTAAAGCCTGGGAACAGGACATGCGGATTGGCAACGCGTTCGCTGTTTCAAACGTACCTGTCTTTCAGGAGCTCGCCAGAAGAGTTGGAAAGGATCGATATACTGAGCTGCTGGAAAATCTATCGTACGGAAACGGAACTGTTGGAGCTGAAGTTGAACGGTTTTGGCTCGATGGTCCACTGAAGATAAGTGCGGTTGAGCAGGTGCGGTTTCTCGCGGCTTTGGCAACGTGGCGACTTCCGTTCTCCAATCACTCGCAAACACTTGTGCACGACATCTCTGTAATTGAGAGCAGAAATAACGCAATATTGTATGGAAAGACAGGCTGGACGGTGGCCTCCGATCCAGGCATTGGATGGTTTGTAGGATGGGTGCAAAACAATGATAATGTTTACGCATTTGCACTCAACATGGACATGCGGTCCCAGAACAACGCTCCTCAACGGGTAGCAATGGCTCGTCGGTTGTTGTCCGAGTTAGGTGTGTACTAA
- a CDS encoding ATP-binding protein has translation MDKTALTRIADALERMSPAPLAAPDFEAASAFVWHVEPERLEPVTDISRVDLDLLVGINRSRDTLLENTRRFAQGFAANNALLWGARGMGKSSLVKAIHGTLLTDCPDLKLIELQREDLPSVSRLLHHLGSAKQRFILFCDDLSFSHDDQHYKSLKAVLDGGIEGRPENVVFYATSNRRHLMPRDMIENERSSAINPSEAVEEKVSLSDRFGLWLGFHPCNQDEYLAMIDGYCAAHNVKVDADHLRAEAIEWQATRGARSGRVAWQFFVDLAGRQGITLR, from the coding sequence ATGGACAAGACCGCATTGACCCGCATTGCCGACGCCCTTGAGCGGATGTCACCAGCCCCCTTGGCTGCGCCCGATTTTGAGGCGGCCTCGGCCTTTGTTTGGCATGTGGAGCCGGAGCGGTTGGAGCCGGTAACAGACATCAGTCGGGTGGATCTGGATCTGCTGGTCGGGATCAACCGCTCGCGTGATACATTGCTGGAAAACACCCGCCGGTTTGCACAGGGGTTTGCGGCCAATAATGCCCTGCTGTGGGGCGCGCGCGGCATGGGGAAATCAAGTCTGGTCAAGGCCATTCACGGCACCTTGCTGACGGACTGTCCGGATTTGAAGCTGATCGAGTTGCAGCGCGAGGACCTACCCTCGGTGTCGCGGCTTCTGCACCATCTGGGCAGTGCCAAGCAGCGGTTTATTCTGTTCTGCGATGACCTGTCGTTCAGTCATGATGATCAGCACTACAAAAGCCTGAAGGCGGTGCTGGATGGCGGTATCGAAGGCCGTCCGGAGAATGTGGTGTTCTATGCCACCTCGAACCGGCGTCATCTGATGCCGCGTGACATGATTGAAAACGAACGCTCCAGCGCCATCAACCCCTCCGAGGCGGTCGAGGAAAAGGTGTCGCTGTCAGATCGCTTTGGTCTTTGGCTCGGCTTTCATCCCTGCAATCAGGATGAATATCTTGCAATGATCGATGGCTATTGTGCGGCCCACAACGTCAAAGTCGACGCCGATCATCTGCGGGCCGAAGCGATAGAGTGGCAGGCAACGCGCGGCGCGCGGTCAGGTCGTGTCGCTTGGCAATTCTTTGTCGATCTGGCGGGCCGACAGGGGATCACGCTGCGCTAA
- a CDS encoding peptidoglycan DD-metalloendopeptidase family protein, with translation MPMTSTRTRRTIGKLTRSTAILSVLILVAACEGPLDYDMRGQIGAFNTSNAAQNATTGRPDADERGLITYPNYQVAVARRGDTVSDIATRVGLPVDEVARFNGVQPGDKLRPGEVLALPRRAPDQVISNGETNPGSIDIESLAGSAIDGAATTSPNPGSVTTTQLQPAPARIEPPAVQDGPEPVRHKVERGETAYTISRLYQVPVKALVEWNGLGSDFAIREGQYLLIPLKDQSAPAVASPAAVTTVTVPGQGTTTPTPPSSTKPLPQEDVTAIAEAPALPDVEVPQPTRNSQAAMGYPVQGKIIRTYSKGKNDGIDIAAAAGSPVRAARSGTVAAITADSNKVPIIVIRHDDKLLTVYANVDNIAIKKGDKVSRGQTIATLRSGDDAYVHFEVRDGFDSVDPLPYLQ, from the coding sequence ATGCCGATGACCTCCACGCGCACCCGCCGCACGATAGGCAAACTGACACGCAGTACCGCCATCTTGTCCGTGCTCATCCTGGTCGCGGCCTGTGAAGGGCCGCTGGACTACGACATGCGGGGCCAGATCGGAGCCTTCAATACCTCCAACGCTGCGCAGAACGCCACCACTGGCCGCCCTGATGCAGATGAACGAGGGTTGATCACCTACCCCAATTACCAAGTGGCCGTTGCCCGGCGCGGTGATACTGTTTCCGACATCGCTACACGGGTCGGATTGCCGGTGGACGAGGTTGCCCGGTTCAATGGTGTACAACCCGGAGACAAGCTGCGCCCCGGAGAGGTTCTGGCCCTGCCGCGCCGCGCGCCGGATCAGGTGATCTCAAACGGTGAAACCAATCCAGGCTCGATAGATATCGAGTCTCTTGCAGGATCTGCCATTGACGGTGCTGCTACCACCTCACCCAATCCAGGATCTGTGACCACAACCCAATTGCAGCCCGCCCCGGCCAGAATTGAACCACCCGCCGTCCAGGATGGCCCCGAGCCTGTGCGCCACAAAGTGGAACGCGGCGAAACTGCCTATACAATTTCACGCCTGTATCAGGTGCCGGTCAAGGCGCTGGTTGAATGGAACGGGTTGGGCAGTGACTTTGCCATCCGTGAAGGCCAATATCTGCTGATCCCTCTCAAGGATCAGTCGGCACCTGCCGTGGCCTCTCCTGCGGCCGTCACCACCGTGACCGTTCCCGGACAGGGCACCACCACGCCAACCCCGCCCAGCTCAACCAAGCCATTGCCGCAGGAAGATGTGACTGCCATCGCCGAAGCACCGGCTTTGCCCGATGTCGAAGTTCCACAACCGACCCGCAACAGCCAGGCCGCTATGGGCTACCCGGTGCAGGGCAAGATCATCCGCACCTATTCCAAGGGCAAGAATGACGGTATCGACATCGCAGCCGCAGCCGGATCACCGGTCAGAGCAGCGCGCAGTGGCACAGTCGCTGCTATCACCGCCGATTCCAATAAGGTGCCGATCATTGTCATCCGCCATGATGACAAGCTGCTGACCGTCTATGCCAACGTCGACAACATCGCGATCAAAAAGGGCGACAAAGTCAGCCGGGGTCAAACCATTGCCACCCTGCGCAGTGGCGACGATGCCTATGTCCATTTTGAGGTCCGCGATGGGTTCGACTCCGTCGATCCACTGCCATATTTGCAGTAA
- a CDS encoding protein-L-isoaspartate(D-aspartate) O-methyltransferase, with product MSSPDPETKMQFLYSLRSKGVTEARVLNAMEEVDRGPFIRGLFAQRAYEDMPLPIACGQTISQPSVVGLMTQALQVSPRDTVLEVGTGSGYQAAILSKLARRVYTIDRHARLVREARQLFDSLQLSNITSLVGDGSHGLPDQAPFDRILVTAAAEDPPGPLLAQLKIGGIMVVPVGQSDTVQTLIRVLKTENGLEYDELRPVRFVPLLEGLGKET from the coding sequence ATGAGCAGTCCCGATCCCGAAACCAAAATGCAGTTCCTCTATTCCCTGCGCTCCAAGGGAGTAACCGAGGCGCGGGTTCTGAATGCAATGGAAGAGGTCGATCGCGGCCCGTTTATTCGTGGGCTTTTTGCCCAACGGGCCTACGAGGACATGCCGCTGCCAATTGCTTGTGGACAGACGATCTCGCAGCCTTCGGTGGTGGGGTTGATGACCCAGGCTTTGCAAGTATCGCCGCGCGACACCGTGCTAGAGGTTGGCACCGGTTCGGGGTATCAGGCTGCGATCCTGTCCAAGCTGGCACGCCGCGTCTATACGATCGACCGACACGCCCGATTGGTGCGCGAGGCCCGGCAACTTTTTGACAGCCTCCAATTGAGCAATATCACCTCGCTGGTCGGCGATGGCAGCCATGGTCTGCCCGATCAGGCGCCCTTTGACCGGATTCTGGTCACAGCCGCCGCAGAGGACCCTCCGGGCCCCCTGTTGGCGCAGCTTAAGATCGGCGGTATTATGGTGGTGCCTGTTGGCCAATCCGATACGGTTCAAACCCTGATCCGGGTTCTGAAGACCGAAAACGGGTTGGAATATGATGAATTACGCCCAGTTCGTTTTGTCCCCCTCCTTGAGGGCCTGGGCAAAGAGACATAG
- the surE gene encoding 5'/3'-nucleotidase SurE, which yields MRILITNDDGISAPGLVVLDNIAKTLAGPQGEVWTVAPAFEQSGVGHCISYTHPTMLTKLGERRFAAEGSPADCVLAGLHVVMKDAPPDLVLSGVNRGNNSAENALYSGTLGAAIEAALQGVPAIGLSQFFGPKNYDIANPFDAAATHGAALISRIIEAGVQSNQDYGLFYNINFPPVPAAEVKGTRVAAQGFRPGTSFTAEPQLSPTGRPYLWIKGGDQHIATAPGTDAAVNLDGYISVTPMRADLTAHDALEALKVIQ from the coding sequence ATGCGTATTCTCATCACCAATGACGACGGCATCAGCGCTCCGGGGCTAGTGGTGCTAGACAATATTGCAAAAACGCTGGCCGGTCCGCAGGGCGAAGTCTGGACCGTGGCGCCAGCCTTTGAGCAGTCCGGCGTTGGTCATTGCATCAGCTATACTCATCCCACCATGCTGACCAAACTGGGAGAGCGTCGCTTTGCTGCCGAAGGGTCACCGGCTGACTGCGTTCTGGCCGGCTTGCATGTGGTCATGAAGGATGCGCCACCCGATCTCGTCTTATCCGGTGTCAATCGCGGCAATAATTCCGCCGAAAACGCATTGTATTCTGGCACGTTAGGCGCAGCAATCGAGGCCGCGCTACAGGGTGTCCCGGCGATTGGCCTGTCGCAATTCTTCGGCCCCAAGAACTATGACATTGCCAATCCGTTTGACGCGGCAGCCACCCATGGGGCCGCACTGATCTCGCGTATCATCGAGGCCGGTGTTCAGTCAAATCAGGACTACGGCCTGTTCTACAACATCAACTTTCCGCCGGTCCCAGCCGCCGAAGTCAAAGGCACTCGTGTTGCCGCGCAGGGGTTCCGTCCCGGCACCTCGTTCACCGCCGAGCCGCAGTTATCGCCGACCGGGCGGCCCTATTTGTGGATCAAGGGCGGCGATCAGCATATCGCCACCGCGCCGGGCACAGATGCTGCGGTCAATCTGGATGGTTACATCTCGGTCACCCCGATGCGCGCCGATCTGACCGCCCATGACGCGCTGGAGGCCCTGAAAGTCATTCAATGA
- a CDS encoding SDR family NAD(P)-dependent oxidoreductase gives MTQKLALITGASRGLGAALAEALAPTHHILAVARTTGALEELDDRIQAAGGSATLAPMDITDTGAMATLCRGIHDRWGQLDVWLHSAIHPVPLSPANFVAGKDWDKSLAVNASAAALLMSYVAPLLGQNGQAAFFDDPRAGQKFFGTYGATKAAQIALARSWQAETEKTGPRVSILTPQPMPTALRSRFFPGEDRSVLASPADEAKRLLAELQLR, from the coding sequence ATGACACAGAAACTTGCTCTTATCACCGGCGCCTCGCGCGGCCTGGGTGCCGCGCTGGCCGAAGCGCTTGCGCCAACTCACCACATCCTTGCAGTGGCCCGCACCACCGGCGCTCTGGAAGAGTTGGATGATCGCATTCAGGCGGCTGGCGGCAGCGCCACCCTGGCTCCGATGGATATCACTGACACAGGCGCCATGGCGACGCTGTGCCGTGGCATCCATGACCGTTGGGGTCAGTTGGATGTCTGGCTGCATAGTGCCATCCACCCGGTGCCTTTAAGCCCGGCGAATTTTGTCGCAGGCAAGGATTGGGACAAGTCACTCGCCGTCAATGCCAGTGCTGCAGCCCTGTTGATGTCTTACGTGGCACCCCTGTTGGGACAAAACGGCCAAGCGGCATTCTTTGATGATCCCCGCGCCGGGCAAAAGTTCTTTGGCACCTATGGCGCCACCAAGGCAGCGCAGATCGCGTTGGCGCGCTCTTGGCAGGCTGAGACTGAGAAAACCGGCCCCAGGGTCTCTATTCTTACACCACAGCCAATGCCCACCGCCCTGCGCTCGCGCTTTTTCCCGGGCGAAGATCGCAGTGTTCTTGCCAGCCCGGCAGACGAAGCCAAACGTCTGTTGGCAGAGCTGCAGTTGCGCTGA